The region GGTGAGTCTGAGAAGAGCGTGTGAGGGCATTCACACAACTGTCTGATAGAGGGAATCTACTCTGCATCCACTCGGACCTGCTGACTCAGGCACTGCGGTGGGAACTTGGCTCACGATGCAGGCCGACCGCTCCCTCAAGTGCCTGCGGCCACAGTTTATACCTGACGGCGCTATATCCCATGCTACACCTCTGTTCCCTCCCGCGAATACAGCAAGTCAGAGGAGCCCAGCACTGGATAGAGCTGGCTGGTGTACTGGTTGAGCATAGAGTTACTATAGCTGTCTGTGTACGAAGTGGGCGAAGTGGAGACGTTGGATGGGACGGGATGAGGGATGTGGGTTTCCCATTGCGACGCGGTAGCGCTCGGCGAGTACGAGTCATATGCCCCAGGCGGAGAAGATCTTTGGCTCAAAGGCAAAGCTAGAGGAGATGGGAGAAGAGCCTCTCTCGAGCCTGAAGCCACATCACCCATTTGACTTAGAAAGCCATTGAGACACGGAGTCGGATCTGTAGAGACTGGAGAGTTTCCTCTCTCTGAGGTGTCGCTGCTGGGCTCTTTAGGACTCGATAAAGGAGAGTCCGATCCAGAATAGCCTTTTCCTTCCTCTTCAGCTAGAGAGTCACactttctcttcctctttcgACGGAAGTTGCCATTATCGAACATCTTCTCACAGTTTGGGTCAAGGGTCCAGTAGTTTCCTTTACCTGTTAAATAAAGAAACTTGGTTATTTGTCCCAGTTGAAAAATGATCTAGAACTACACTAAAACCCAAGCAGTTACAGAAGAAGAAGTTTAAACATGTTCTGACCTGGATCGCTGTCATCTCTGGGTACTTTCATGAAGCAGTCGTTGAGCGAGAGATTATGCCGGATTGAGTTCTGCCAGCTGGCTTTGCTCTTGTTGTAGAAAGGGAAGTTGTCAGCTACGTACTGGTAGATCTGGCTGAGGGTGAGCCGACGGTTTGGGGCTCCGTGTATTGCCATCGCAATAAGTGCTGAGTAAGAGTAAGGAGGCCTCACGAGTTTCATCAGATCTTCTTGAGAAGGCAGGGAGAACCAGCTGAAACCGCCGTCCGAGCCCCCGATTCCGCCTGCGGCCACGTAAGGCTTCGTCATCCCGTAGTGCTGAGGCCCTCCGCTGAGACACGGAGCCGGATTGAGCCCGGGTCCGTTGAACCACAGGTAAGGGTTGGAGGTCTGGCCAGCGTATTCTCCGAAATCGTAAGCGGATGGCAGGGTTTGCTGTGGACTAGGCACAGGCTGACTGCTGTAGAAGTTGTCACCGTACAGGCTGAACTCTTGGGGCTCCTGCCCCATGCTGTGGAACTGGGGTGAAAGGGCTTGAGGAACAAATGACGTCATGCTTTCCTCCTATTTTTGTTCTGTTGTTCTGAGAGAAAACACCTCCTTCTGCTCTGCTGCCTCTTGTCTAACACAGGTGGATTGGTCAGGTGCATCGCAGCCTGACACCTGTCTCACCTGAACTATTTATACAAGTTTTGTAACACCctctctgctctgattggctgttacGGTCACACCTCAGCCCTCATTTGTTTTAggggtggtgtgtgtgtgtgtgtgggggttgATATATCAGTAGAATATCTTAAGTTTCATGAGTGATTTGGGTGGATTAACTTGTTAAATTCCTGAGTTAAAATGgtgaaaatataaatagttCTTAACATTCATATCATTACACAACAGAACATTTTGTTGGCCTATGTCACATATGTTGAATGTAGGTAAAATGGAACAGTTTTGGCAGTTAAAAGTAGCACAATTTACctgaatatttcacaatataaaagtattattgtGTTTAACCGGAACTATTAGGCCTACAGTGAAATgagtgatagatagatagatagatttattgATTGATAAGGAAATAAATTAGATGTTGAAATTCGACTGTGAAACAAGTAATGTTCAATGTGCTGGcaaatttaagtaattttaagtTGATACCCACGTGCAGGTTTCAGTGAAATGAACATATTAAAGATGCACTATGCAGTTGGCTTAGTtaattgtttactttttaagATCACTTGAAGCATTTGGGGGGTTAAATGTGCCCCTCGTTTCACCCCCCGCTCTTTCACTTGAGATAACGCGAATTCAATTTGAGCCATTCGCGTCTCGATCGTAATTTACATTCTAAAACAGAGCGCGCGCACCACCCATTCCTCCGCGCGCCGATCAAGCGATTCCTCTTCTGTCTCGGAGGCGTTGCCTGTTTTGATTTAACGTTAGCCATCTGTTGCTTGGTGCCAATTAAAagctatttttaaacaaatccaAACCACCTTTAAGGTGCGCTCACATTTAGCGTTGTTCAGCGAATTTTAGTCGAATCATTCAATTCACCACAGATTTCGCTCATTTTCAAATTGGTCACGTGAATAGCTGCGTTAACTGTACCCAAAGCTGCTTGGTGAAAGTGACTTTGTGTGAACAGTGTTATATCGCTACCCTATGGATTTAGTTTGCCACcgaaatttatattaaaatttatatcAATATTCCCATCACATCTAGATCGTAAAATATGTAGGCTACCACTACCTTCAACTGCAGCAATGGACAGGTGTGTATCTTAAATCTCTCAAAGCCCATGATTTTGGAGGGAAAATGGAGatttaagtatttttcatttatgagTTAACTAATTCTTGTATCATGGAGGAGTGTTGCCATGTCCGTTTACTaggttattgtttttttttttgtttgtttgttttcctgaTCAGATTCGTGTTATTAAgaatgataaattaaattaccCAGTTCTCatatacagtttttttatttatttatttttaaaaataaacaattagtcGTTTTCGGTTTGTTTTACGAGATTTGGCAACACCGACCACAATCAATTCTGACAACTGGGTACGATACAGTAAATCGGTTTTAATGTTAGCCGAAGTGTAGTTAAATATTTAGAAACCATATAACAAAGAAAAGCACAAATATATCAGACACAATATTAGCATGACAAATTTTCAGGAACGAACACGTTTTTCCTCTAGAAATGGAGTCCTCAAATTATTAATGGCACACAGAATGATTTCACAGAAATAAGCAACAAAACACAAATCCTTGTTGATAGTTAACGCGACGTAATCATCAATCAGTCCATCACGCCACACGTTCTTGTAGAATTATATAATCTTTATTGCCATGTCAATATAGGCTACAGTTCATATTTCATAATCACACaaatataacataacaaataaatgtaaaatcgTGGAACAATTGAAATAATAGacaaaaatgtttcagaaataaCGAAAACGGTCCTAATATTGATAAAGTACTGatttatcattttgtttttaaaaggaaCATTTAATATGAACACCTATTCAGTAGCCTACTATGGAATGTGCAGCTATGCATTCAAAAACGTAGGCCTATTATAATGTTGCACAGACTACCAGAGTCATATTTTTACAGAGCTTTTTGACAGTTATGAATGGTGTGATTTGAGAACAAAAAAAcgaaatgaaatgtaataacTGAAACTAACTGTAAGTTAGTCTCATGTAGAATAAAGGTTTAATATCCAGCTGGATAGATCAGAGCACACTGGTTCTGTTGGCTTGCTTCTCGGTTCTTAGCATCAATAAGAAGGAGTGGCGTGTGTTTGTGCTGGTTGATAATGTCGCTGACCCGCTCAAAAGTCTGCCAAAAACAATAGTGTTACAAACATTAGTCATTATGCATGTAGCTATGATTAAGGACATAAAAAAAGCAAGTTTTAATACCTCTGAGGATTTCAGACCAGTGCCTAGCATATAGCCACCATGATTTCTGCGGATCTGAATGTTGAAAACTTTGTCCTGGTACAGGACCACGAGCGTGTAGGGCTGGTTTGAAGATCGATTTGAACTGTCTCGCACAAGGAACGCCCCATCCTGAAAGAGGGCACATTTCAACAGATTAACTTTCTTAACCTGATAACAAGAgtgacatttttatttcctAAAGTTAAGAAGAATGTAAGAACGCAAACTTTTAAGTGCCATATACACAAAGGTCTCACCCTGTTAACTCTTCTCAGGCAGTTATCTGCTTCACCGCGGGTGACCTGACCCACATACCAAGCTGGATCCATGTCCTATCAATGGAGAAATAATAGTATTAGGGCTGACAATGACTAATGAGCAATGCTTGTCTGCTTTTTTCTTATCTGagaaaataatgatttattaaatcCACATATTTTACAAAGACATAATAGTGATATAAACCAAATTCGTCTTAGAACATGGTATTTCtttatcggaacagatttggagaaatttagcattgcatcactcaccggatcctttgcagtgaatgggtgccgtcaaaataaGAGACTAATAAACAGACTAATAGAAACATAATAATTCACACAACAccaatccatcaattaatgtcgaCTGAAGTGCAAAGCtgtgtttgaaataaacaaatccatcaagacattaTTAACTTTAAACCACATCTTAAATCTCCATAATATTGCTGTCTCCAGTTAAAAAGACATCTTGTCTAAATCAGGAGCGAAATATGCACATATCAAGCACTAGTTGTAAGCAAAAAACAGTCCAAAccagttttaaacaaatatgttggattgtgatgcaatttttttttactggaggaagcattattatggattatggactcatattttttatcaaaagtgatggtttaaagttaaaaagccttattaatgatggatttgtgtCTTACCAACACGCAGCCTCAcagcttcacaagatgttaattgatggactagaGTCATGTCGATCActgtgatgttttcatcagctgtttggactctcattctgacggcacccattcagtccagaggatccactggtgagcaagtgatgcaatgttaaatttctccaaatcttttctgatgaagaaacaaactcatctacatcatggatggcctgagggagagtaaattttcaccaaatagtttttttgggtgaactgtttttTAGCTGATACTAGAAAGTAGACTCCTGTAGCATCTCGAAGGAAATGAAATGCAATACAAAGGCGCCATCTGCTGGTTGATATGTCGAGCTCAAGCAGTTGAGCCTACTGTACCTGCTGTACCATGTCTGTTTGAGGAGGTGGTGCTCTTGCGCTTCTCTGGTGATTGCTCATTGCTTTCATTCAACAAAATAAAGgatttaattagttattttcattaaatgtatAGTAAGATTAATCTAACTAATGCAATGCATGCTCACCCTCCTTCAGATTTGCCGGTAGTGATCGACTGGGGTGAGCACTGTGAAATGTGACAGAAAACTAATATTCAGCAATAGCTTCTTGAATAGTGTGAAATCTGATCTGAAATGAATTTGAATGCATACTTGTCTGTTTGATAGGACTGTCCGTGGGTTCCTGGCGGTCTTGGTGAAGGGTTCCTGGTGTGCAGTGGGAATGTGTTGGAGCTGTGCCTGGCAGCTGTAAGAATTGAAACTTAAACTTAATTAGggttttttaagattttttttctttactgatGATAATAAAGCTTATAACCATCTCATCAAAAtatgaaaacacacaaaacatgatAAAGTTACTTACTGTCGTCACGAAACTGttgaagaaaaaacattaaaattaagtgTGAGTGACTGAATATTATGTAAATTGCACAAacatatctatatctatctgcTCTCTTGCTATATATGTgattatatttgtgtgtgtgtgtgcttaatGTGATTACCTCATTTCTGTGGTCAGGTTGTCTGTTGGAAAAGCAAAGTTCAGGTTACAGTCTTTTTCTTTGTGAAAAGAACGGTGTAGtgtaaagttaatttattttttatgaatctgaCCTGTTTTGAGAGTAGCCTGTTGTAACAGAGGAGGCGCTTCTGCGCACCCCTGATGGAGGAAGTGAGGGTTTGGGAATTCTCATTGAGTCTCCTGGTGGCTCCAGTGCAGGGAGTCTGAagcaaatgaaataaaagcaaaagaaaacatCCCGAAAAATGGATaacaaattagttttttttttttttgcagctgcAATAAATAGTGGATTCTATGTACACAGGTGTACAAGAGAAtgtcaactgttttaaatagtaaattatactactaaatattataatactaaAGCGGCATGTGcagttatttctgttttatctatAAGAGAGGAAATTAAAGGAAACCACTGTACCTTCTTGGTGGTTGGCCAGCCTAcagaaaaaagtaaattattaaagaaatagcaTTTTACAGAACCATTGAAATGTAACGTTATTATggtatactatatatatatatatatatatatatatatatatatatatatataaaatgaaactttgaaatggaaagacaaaatattaggaaagtatgcatgcatgcacgcacacacacacacacacacacacacacacacaagaggtTAATGGAAGTtatttataaacacacacacactatgatttatacttatatatactatatttaataatatatataattatttaattaattaatgtactATAAACTCAACTTGgtgatgtgaaaaaaaatgtgagaaatctcacacacacacacacacacacacacatgttggtatttgtggtttacagggactctctaggcgtaatggtttttatactgtacaaactgtatgtgctattgccctacaccaaccctacacctaaacctaccccttacaggaaactatgtgcatttttagattttccaaaaaaaaaaaaaaaacaccttttgaattacggggacacaggaagtgtcctcataaaccaccttcaaatcgtaatacctctgtcatacccatgtcattaaacaaatttgtgtccccgtaaatcacaaaaaccagtacacacacacaaattctaTTTTAAGGTAGGACAACTTAACAAACTTACTCTGTCAAGCGAGCATGTGCCTCTTCCACCTGTGAAGACACAAAGTTTTAGGGTTGTTAAAACACACAACCTGTATTTACAATACAGTTTAGGATCAAAGCCTTCCCTTCAGACGCTGCCTACATTATCTTTAATGATGGCTTTGACACGAGGTCTTATCAAGGTAATCTGAATTGCATTATTTCTCAGTTATTATTTGCTAAAATTGACCTGCTACAGCTGGAGGTTGGCCTCTGTCCAGAGCTCCTGGCTTTGTACTGCGGTCCACAGCAGGTGCTATAAGAGCACATATAGAAACGGTGGATAAGTTCAACAACATCACACCCAGTTTATCTTTCACTGAAAATAAGAATACTTCCCTACCTGGGGGTTTTTAGGGGCCGCTCTTCTCTCATAGGTAGTCCAACCTATGGATCATAATATTGAGTTTATAGCAAAAGAGTCTCAAAAAATGAAAGCCAGAGATGAAGAGCGACACATACTGTTTGGAAATATAAAGGACTCACACTTGGCCGCTCCATAGGAGGGAGAGCGGGTCCAGGGCCCGGGCGCTCTGGAGGGACAGGAGGTTGACTTCTGCCCACTCCACGTGTGCGGTTATTATCTGATAACACAAGGAATCATGAATTTTCCAAAAGACTGAGACAACATTAGGATGGAAAAGTGTCCAGTTCTGCATACCAATATAATCAGTGTTTTCCATGGGTTTTGCGGGGCAGATCTGGGCCGTGTCTTCATTAGGCTCGGATGGTGGCGGCTCATAGCTGTTATCACTATCTGACCCTCCCTCTGGGGACTCATAGTCTCCACCGCTAGCTTCACCTTCATCATTCGAATCAGGATTCTCATAGTCATCATCACTCTCCTTAAGGACGAAAGAATACATGTGTTCTGATGCTGACCACTTTAAAACCGTTTTAAACACAAATACGAGACTTACAAACTCCTCAGAGTCCCACGCTTGATCTTCATGGTGCTCAACTGAAAATAGTCAGAGCAGACTTCTTCTAGACACTatcttaaaagtgtaatttgtAGCATTGAATATATTGCACTTTATATCATACCTGGCGGTTGTGGGTAGCTGGGAACAGGTGATGGCCTGTTATAAAACACTAAGGATAATTAGTTGTCTGCTGACGGTAGATGTACTATATGGTGGTTATATTATGAATCATTaaatttactcgccctcatgtcatttcgAACCTGTGTGAAGtttcttcttctgtggaactAAAAAGATAATcctattttgtttttgtttttttggtcaaTGCAATGAAAGTAAGTTGGGTCCAATATTGATGGACAGTTGGGTCCAAAGATTTTCATTAGACAAAAAAAGTTCCTcaaaagacatttttcaaaatatcttcttgcaTGTTTCCGCTGAAGAAAGTAAGTTTTACACACTTGAATCAaaatgagggcgagtaaatgatgacaggatgtTAATATCTGGGACAACAAAACTTTAAAGATGTGATGTCTGGGTAACCACACACTTATAGAGTCATATAGTACACACTAACCTTTacaagtctggggtcagtagtTTAACACTTTTAATATGCAATTGATCCAAAGTGACAGTAGCGACATTTATAATGACGCAAAAGGTTTCTGTTtcgaataaatgaataaatcattaagaaaagttcccacaaaaatagtaagcagcacaaccatttccaacattaataataataagcaatgTTTCCCAAGCAGCAAAAttagcaaattagaatgatttctgaaggatcatgtgacactgaagttgtcaaatttagctttgcttcacagggataaattacattttgaaatatatttgaatagaaaatttgaatccaataaatgcagcactggtgagcataagatgcttctttcaaaaacattaaaaaagcttactgaccccaaacgttcATATATAACACAAGATTTGTGATGGTAGAGATATACTGGCCTTATTGTTGGAATTGGTGGAAATAACCCcttctttttctgtttgttgATTTCCTGACAAATCTTGGAGATCAGCCTAAAAGTATTAGAGAACACCAGTTTCACATCCTCAAAGTGTAACTTCCATTACTGGCACATTATTGATTAGTAGGCATTTTAAGAGAAATAACCGAATGTAATTATTGCTTTAAGTACTGGTTGAGGGTTCAGCTCAAGCAGGATGTGGTAATATTCTGTCCTCATTTCTGTGCACCTGACAATGCTTAATAAACGAACAAAAATCACTTTACCGTGAAGTCACTGTCTTACGCCTAAATCCAAATACGCTTTTGGGGGAAAATCAATAACATCTGCTTGTTTAAGTGTCATTGAGGTGTGGGTGTTTTCAACAATTTCACACCAAACGTGCTCTGCAAAACAGTTTCTGCATCAATGCAATGGTTCCTGCCACATCTGCTTCTCTGGTTTATCTTTCCTGTGCAGTATTTCCTCTTAATGTCACTATGTCATCGATGGTGTTCTTGCACATTTCTACCTGTTTGTACACTTTTATACTGTGAAATAATATGGCAACATAATGATCTACAGTTgctttaaaaatactttaaagcacagtgactgtatttttaaaagaattaaataaaaagtatgtattttaataCTCTGGATATGATATATGACTCTACAATTTATGGCAAATAAATTCACAATGTCTAAAGTACTCATGCGATTTACCCAGTATAGATTAAAAATGCCAAACACataaaataagcataaaaaATACAACCAGTACTTACGGCGCATGAAGCTTAGGGAACTTTTGAAGGTCATTGTCAGACATactctgtaaaaatatatacagaccGATATTCAGTTTATCAaactggctgtgtgtgtgtgtgtgtgtgtgtgtgtaggtacactaccagtcaaacgtttttgaacagttagatttttaatgctttttaaagaattctcttctcaccaagcctgcatttatttgatccaaaatacagcaaaagcagtaatattgtgaaatatttttaatatttaaaataactgctttctatctgaatatattttaaaatgtaatttattcctgtgatcaaagctaaaatttcagcatcattactccagtcttcagggatccttcagaaatcattctaatatgctgatttgctgttcaagaaacatttattattattattattattatcatcaatattaaaaacagttgagtacattttcaggattctttgatgaatagaaagatccaaagatcagcatttatctgaaataaaaagcttttgtaacattataccattcaaaagcttggaatCAGtacaatttatgtatttattttcggctaaataaaatacttttatttagcaaggattcTTTAAATTGACGataaagtgatgataaagacatttataatgttacaaacgaTTTCTAAATCAGATAAACgttgttcttctgaactttctattcatcaaagaaaattctactcagctgttttcaacgtaataataataataataaatattttttgagcagcaaatcagaatattagaatgatttctgaaggatcatgtgactggagtaatgatgctaaaaattcagctttgaatttacaagaaatagaaaaaatatttcaaaatgttactgtttttgctgtactttggatcaaataaataggCTACGGTTGGATTGTTACTGCACTGATTAATATGTTTCTGCCATGTTTTGAAACAATTCTTTTAACTCTAAGTGATGCAGTGTGTagcttttaatttctttaacaGCCATGTTGGAAGAAGTACAGGTCCATATTCCAGGATGACAATGTCATAGGGCCCAAACCGTGAAATAATGGTTTAATTAGCATGAGGAAcaatttttatgtatatatttcattGTCCCGACCTGGAGTTGACTTTACAGAGTGGCTACAGAGACTCTCCCATTGTCAATACAACATCTGAGCCAAAAATTTATGTGACATTACATAACATCATCGAAACAATTCACGAACGCACAATGTTATCAAAGCTAAAGGCTGTCCAATGGAATATCAGGGTGCTGACTCTAGTGATTTTAAGGTCATGACTCTGTGGTGGCCAATCTTTCACAATTTGAGCCACAATCTTGGCACTTTCATCCTGGATTAGGTACATGGGTGCATCTTCCGACATGGTTGTTTAAGCAATAAATGCTATGCACTGCATCAGTTCGggttaaaaacatattaatcacTGCAATAATGATTCGATCcttcaaaattatttgaaggatcatttgaacatagatataaacaaacacaaccaaatTTAGAACTTATTTCTAACCGATTAGGAGTTGGTTGTTTGAAAATAGAAGTTCTTGAGAAAGAATTCTTGAAAATGTTTAGAGGTTAGCAGTTTACTTGGTAGTCAGTTTCTAATAACAGCACTTCCTGAATTGCTGAATCAAGGGAAACAATGATACCACATTGAGTCAGACCACAGACATCTGTTTTATAAAGGgaaattttttttgcaaaatgcaaacaaaaacatccttaaaatcaaacaaatttaattcaCATTACCACAAAATGCATAGGGCCAAAATTAAGCCTATACTAAATTATCATGACATACAAAATGATGATGATATATGCTGAAAATAGCCAATTCTGGTTTCTAAATACCTCTTGAATTCCATTAATATCCCCTTGCTGTCTGCGATCAGAATAGACCTGTGACACAGTTTTGGGTTGCATACCAAAAATGCTAGACTgaattttttatagaaatacataCCAGGAACCTTTGTCCATTGATGTTACACCGTGTCACGACCTTATCACACCCGGTTAGATTCCGCTAGAGATAGTGAAAAAGAAAGTATGTCAGCTGAATATACATAACCATATCTCCAACACAAtgcaatattaaatatcattttaatatcaaATATAGGTCTGTAGAAGCACATTCAACTCTATTTAAGATTCACTGGTGCATAACAAATGTCTCTGAGTTTTAAACAGTATCAAAATTATAGTATATGTGCTGAACGTCTAAAAAAGAAAcgttttaataatacattaattacaGCAACCGACAGGTTTTcaatttcactttgaaacatAGAAAGAGAAAGCAACTTACTTTCTTGAGAAAGTctgctaaccgttgtgaatcccAGCTCAGAACCTCCGATTTGGATGGAATACTATCAGAACTCATTATTCCAAACGCGCTACACTTACTTATGAATATCAAATCCCAGATACCAACaagcattgaaaaaaaaagaaaagttgccACTCTCACTGTGTGTTCACACTGCGCCTGACACTATGTCTACTGAGAACATGAGGAGACTGGTGCCaaatcaaaaaagaaaatcaatgaAGAAAAGAAATCGAGAGATAATACTGCAGTGACAGAATCACCCAGTTTCAAACGTAGAAGCGGGAGAATCACTCAAAATTCGaccaacattttcaaaaataactaaaaagcCCAACACCCCGGATTTGCCTGAGCACGGGTATGAAAAGAAAGAATGACATCCACTTCCCCTTAGACTTCCTGTTAATGATT is a window of Onychostoma macrolepis isolate SWU-2019 chromosome 21, ASM1243209v1, whole genome shotgun sequence DNA encoding:
- the lcp2a gene encoding LOW QUALITY PROTEIN: lymphocyte cytosolic protein 2a (The sequence of the model RefSeq protein was modified relative to this genomic sequence to represent the inferred CDS: substituted 1 base at 1 genomic stop codon), which translates into the protein MLVGIWDLIFISKCSAFGIMSSDSIPSKSEVLSWDSQRLADFLKKRNLTGCDKVVTRCNINGQRFLSMSDNDLQKFPKLHAPLISKICQEINKQKKKGLFPPIPTIRPSPVPSYPQPPVEHHEDQAWDSEEFESDDDYENPDSNDEGEASGGDYESPEGGSDSDNSYEPPPSEPNEDTAQICPAKPMENTDYIDNNRTRGVGRSQPPVPPERPGPGPALPPMERPSVGLPMREERPLKTPRXGTPAVDRSTKPGALDRGQPPAVAGGRGTCSLDRAGQPPRRLPALEPPGDSMRIPKPSLPPSGVRRSASSVTTGYSQNRQPDHRNEFRDDTARHSSNTFPLHTRNPSPRPPGTHGQSYQTDNAHPSRSLPANLKEAMSNHQRSARAPPPQTDMVQQDMDPAWYVGQVTRGEADNCLRRVNRDGAFLVRDSSNRSSNQPYTLVVLYQDKVFNIQIRRNHGGYMLGTGLKSSETFERVSDIINQHKHTPLLLIDAKNREASQQNQCALIYPAGY
- the foxi3a gene encoding forkhead box protein I3a; the protein is MTSFVPQALSPQFHSMGQEPQEFSLYGDNFYSSQPVPSPQQTLPSAYDFGEYAGQTSNPYLWFNGPGLNPAPCLSGGPQHYGMTKPYVAAGGIGGSDGGFSWFSLPSQEDLMKLVRPPYSYSALIAMAIHGAPNRRLTLSQIYQYVADNFPFYNKSKASWQNSIRHNLSLNDCFMKVPRDDSDPGKGNYWTLDPNCEKMFDNGNFRRKRKRKCDSLAEEEGKGYSGSDSPLSSPKEPSSDTSERGNSPVSTDPTPCLNGFLSQMGDVASGSREALLPSPLALPLSQRSSPPGAYDSYSPSATASQWETHIPHPVPSNVSTSPTSYTDSYSNSMLNQYTSQLYPVLGSSDLLYSREGTEV